From one Ignavibacteria bacterium genomic stretch:
- a CDS encoding M3 family oligoendopeptidase, which produces MTEHEVRETTFELLPYSRPDVTAITLQSREIADAIITASNAQTVIDAVDRWNDLRNAYSTMQSLAEVHYTQDVSNADSKAEKEFFDNVSPSVAEAFQWVSLALINSTYKDAVAALKGELFIRRLSDSHRVFSPAVKDLLTKESAVTNEYNELTASAQINVNGTSYNLSTLGKLMEDPNREIRVAAQKALNLFLKENGPRFDSLYDSLVQIRNEMAHKLGFTSYTQMRYIEMGRVDYTREDIEEYRNAVVKYVVPLATDLRNQQAKRLGLENLTIADEKLQFPDGNPTPRGTHAEILQAARTMYNELHPETGSFFEMMLSRNLLDLHSRNNKAPGGYCTSFASYKTPFIFANFNNTTHDVEVLTHEAGHAFQSWRSRNYDVPEYQWPTMESCEIHSMAMEYFTAPWMHLFFGDQTDRFLFMHLQGAILFLPYGCMVDEFQHWVYDHPEATPDERRYTWQQLETTYMPWRNRTDDAFSSEGRAWQLQRHIYESPFYYIDYTLASICALQYNFWATEDIGSAFDSYLSVCDLGGSMPFLDIVRSGNLSSPFDPGTLPAVISKTEKWLRDHCTAYIWKSES; this is translated from the coding sequence GTGACAGAACACGAAGTACGTGAAACCACCTTCGAGCTACTTCCCTATTCAAGACCCGATGTAACAGCCATAACCCTTCAATCCAGGGAAATCGCAGATGCCATAATTACTGCATCGAATGCACAGACCGTCATAGATGCCGTTGACCGATGGAATGACCTTCGGAACGCTTATTCAACCATGCAGTCATTGGCCGAAGTTCATTACACCCAGGACGTATCCAACGCAGATTCAAAAGCCGAAAAAGAGTTTTTCGACAACGTTTCTCCTTCAGTTGCAGAAGCGTTCCAGTGGGTATCACTTGCACTGATTAACAGTACGTATAAAGATGCCGTGGCTGCACTCAAAGGGGAATTGTTTATCCGACGACTGTCTGATTCGCATCGCGTATTCTCACCTGCTGTAAAAGACCTGCTAACTAAGGAATCAGCTGTTACCAATGAGTACAATGAACTTACAGCCTCGGCACAGATCAACGTTAACGGAACAAGCTACAACCTGAGCACACTCGGCAAATTGATGGAGGACCCCAACAGGGAAATACGGGTAGCTGCACAGAAAGCGCTAAACCTCTTTCTAAAAGAAAACGGACCACGGTTCGACTCGCTGTATGATTCCCTTGTACAAATTCGAAATGAAATGGCGCATAAACTCGGCTTTACCTCGTATACTCAGATGCGGTATATTGAGATGGGCCGCGTAGATTACACCAGGGAGGACATTGAAGAATACAGAAATGCTGTTGTTAAGTATGTAGTTCCCCTGGCAACAGACCTACGCAACCAGCAAGCTAAAAGGCTTGGGCTGGAAAACCTGACCATTGCCGATGAAAAGCTGCAGTTTCCTGATGGGAATCCAACTCCAAGGGGTACACATGCCGAAATATTGCAAGCTGCTCGTACGATGTACAACGAACTACACCCAGAAACAGGCAGTTTTTTTGAAATGATGCTGTCAAGGAACCTTCTGGACCTCCATTCACGAAACAACAAAGCCCCCGGTGGCTACTGCACGAGCTTTGCGAGCTATAAAACACCGTTCATCTTCGCCAACTTTAATAATACCACACACGATGTGGAAGTTTTAACACACGAAGCCGGTCATGCCTTCCAATCCTGGCGTAGCAGGAATTATGATGTTCCGGAATACCAGTGGCCTACCATGGAAAGCTGCGAAATTCACAGCATGGCCATGGAATACTTCACGGCGCCATGGATGCACTTATTCTTTGGTGATCAAACCGACCGGTTTTTATTCATGCATCTTCAGGGTGCGATATTGTTTCTTCCGTACGGGTGTATGGTGGACGAATTTCAGCACTGGGTTTATGACCATCCCGAGGCAACCCCGGATGAACGCCGTTACACGTGGCAACAACTTGAAACGACATACATGCCATGGAGGAATCGCACCGACGACGCATTTTCCTCGGAAGGGAGAGCATGGCAGCTTCAGCGCCATATCTACGAATCGCCCTTCTACTACATTGACTATACGCTTGCCAGTATCTGTGCACTCCAGTATAATTTCTGGGCTACTGAAGATATTGGCTCGGCATTTGATAGCTACCTTTCGGTTTGCGACCTAGGGGGAAGCATGCCGTTTCTGGATATTGTTAGGAGTGGCAATCTGTCCTCTCCCTTCGATCCGGGAACCTTGCCAGCCGTAATCAGTAAAACTGAAAAGTGGTTGCGTGACCATTGCACTGCGTATATTTGGAAATCTGAATCGTGA
- a CDS encoding immunoglobulin domain-containing protein: MTRFILLTALIGTLLLAGVETSTAQTNPGAYNLASGNYSFTSWASSSPAGTYPTSMIFHVFDRRIEPFEGSIQDLPKADWGQVYNLTGGARINGDDANGMSFLQTSSANSGNCGYPGEAILALSTSGRANVAVSFVSQVTAAGTRPYNLRLQYRIGTSGNWINAIGSNGDYVQLVSATDGTSPKAFSWTMPSSLENQSYVQVRWIYFQDGDGSGTRPRIRLDDIFVTSDSPTAAPATALKVMSVTPKNPTVNTPFTVVVRPVSGTGAVSNLSTTTTIRLTVASGSGSIIGTTTAVIPAGSNIATLSNVSWNTVTTGASITASVLSGQALTAGTSNVFDVVSAPSYAVMTGPWHQAWTGYPMNPIKITVYRPDNTVDVNYFGTITFSVVSGPALSGASTVSVQAVRGVAEFTNLIFSGSGNASLQFNLPGLPAQTLPTITVVPSPNLTTNYVPQYMMSSVQNGCNFSAYTMPFYSMVTFTGLQPNTTYRYITGASNVYSTMPTSTGGGQNVHLDNGTMTYSYTGGKSLESNYSKFATGPGQTSKVIWINIVPTNNLTFAYGNTIYWQVSLGDHHGNLIRTYQLNQTSLALPAGNVATTGTLVGDKISQLHPKNIVLIWDNTAGSGRPIGSALVQSHNTTVNYTTNAYANDIQNVDGAWMSYIPNTIGAGIRRIEERDAVTGQLVYSSISTDGMWNDISTNPLNTAQYPAPGGEDNPIYINTPYITISSPAAGDTLCSGVPFDIVFRACGMKTVKIEYSVDGGSNYTLIDDNVTVDFNANGDNDDNGDYSDEYGIIAPPLSTAFTWVPPSIGFRGNCLIRITGVDRPNESRVSGKFTIVEPLTVIGELDHRNLCLGDNDTLIALVGGTAESYRWYKDGELIPNVNSPLLFINNAHFNTSGVYWCEVNGYGACGDVVTNKATLRVGRKTQIVNQTTAVAGIIGETATMSVEVEFPDEAQSYQWFRGQTELTESRKYYGTKSNRLEIRNFSNADYGNDYYCVIDGVCQSAQSRVIRVFPTGVFTEFSKSSIDACAGGTVSVPAMAYSNPPGQDLVIEWFKNGQRINDDASYSGSNSATLMFNNVSATHAGEYTVRVSLASNRSVTSEATISVNIAPPAAISQQPASTDVCPADSTILSVAVSGGGNVTYQWKLNGTPIPGATSNEYKITNMAAVNAGEYTVSITSACGDLNSSAATVTMKAATAITTQPAATVEVAAGETLELTVEATGAGTVQYQWLKDGTAITGQIAPTFTKANFEAADAGEYWCEVTAECGSVTSEKAVVTEKPTSGVNESIVGDAVVSRIFPNPSTTAATISVAMATTQPVTVKVLNLAGDVVLEAFNGVLNPGENRIPVLTGSLTSGVYTIQTVIGGFSNTQQMVVLH; the protein is encoded by the coding sequence ATGACCCGATTCATCCTCCTTACTGCCTTAATAGGCACATTGTTGTTGGCTGGCGTTGAAACTAGCACAGCCCAAACAAACCCCGGAGCATATAATCTTGCATCCGGAAATTATTCGTTCACATCATGGGCATCATCGTCCCCTGCCGGTACTTATCCGACATCGATGATATTCCATGTATTCGACCGGCGCATTGAGCCATTCGAGGGGTCTATTCAGGATCTTCCGAAGGCTGACTGGGGACAGGTTTACAACCTGACCGGCGGTGCCCGCATTAATGGTGACGATGCCAACGGGATGTCATTCCTTCAAACATCGTCAGCAAATTCGGGTAACTGCGGATATCCTGGTGAAGCAATACTGGCTCTCAGTACCAGTGGTCGAGCCAATGTTGCCGTATCGTTTGTCAGCCAGGTAACAGCCGCCGGCACTCGTCCATACAACCTTCGGCTTCAGTACCGTATCGGAACATCCGGGAACTGGATAAATGCCATTGGTAGCAACGGCGACTATGTACAATTGGTTAGCGCAACTGATGGTACGTCGCCCAAGGCATTTAGCTGGACGATGCCTTCGTCACTTGAAAACCAGTCGTATGTTCAGGTCCGCTGGATATATTTCCAGGACGGTGACGGCTCCGGTACTCGCCCTAGGATCCGGCTTGACGACATCTTTGTAACATCTGACTCGCCGACGGCAGCTCCTGCCACAGCACTCAAGGTGATGTCAGTTACACCCAAAAACCCAACGGTCAACACACCATTCACGGTTGTTGTTCGACCGGTGAGTGGAACAGGAGCCGTTAGCAACCTGTCAACCACAACCACGATACGGCTAACGGTTGCAAGTGGCAGCGGGTCAATCATTGGTACCACAACGGCTGTAATTCCTGCAGGCTCAAATATCGCTACACTGTCAAACGTTTCGTGGAATACCGTTACAACAGGCGCCTCAATCACGGCATCTGTTCTGTCAGGCCAGGCCCTTACTGCAGGAACCAGCAACGTATTCGATGTAGTTTCGGCTCCCTCGTACGCTGTCATGACTGGTCCCTGGCACCAGGCATGGACAGGTTATCCGATGAATCCGATCAAGATAACGGTTTATCGCCCGGATAACACAGTTGATGTAAACTACTTTGGTACGATTACGTTCTCCGTTGTTTCTGGTCCGGCTCTTAGCGGTGCAAGTACCGTTAGCGTACAAGCCGTCCGTGGTGTAGCCGAATTTACAAATCTCATCTTCTCGGGTTCGGGCAACGCATCACTGCAGTTTAACTTACCCGGACTTCCTGCGCAAACCCTTCCAACGATTACCGTTGTTCCTTCCCCGAACCTTACAACCAACTATGTTCCCCAGTATATGATGTCGTCGGTACAAAACGGTTGTAACTTCTCGGCTTACACAATGCCGTTTTATTCAATGGTTACGTTTACCGGCCTGCAGCCGAATACTACCTACCGTTACATCACCGGTGCATCAAATGTGTACAGCACAATGCCTACAAGCACCGGCGGTGGTCAGAATGTGCATCTTGACAACGGCACCATGACGTATTCGTACACCGGTGGCAAGAGTTTGGAATCGAACTACAGCAAATTTGCAACCGGTCCGGGACAAACAAGTAAGGTAATCTGGATTAATATTGTCCCAACTAATAATTTAACATTTGCTTACGGTAACACCATTTACTGGCAAGTATCATTAGGTGATCACCACGGAAATCTTATCCGCACCTATCAGTTGAACCAAACCTCGCTGGCTCTTCCTGCTGGAAATGTTGCCACGACGGGTACATTGGTTGGTGACAAGATCAGCCAGTTACATCCCAAAAACATTGTCCTGATTTGGGATAATACAGCCGGTTCAGGACGCCCCATCGGAAGTGCACTTGTACAAAGTCACAACACCACTGTCAACTACACAACAAATGCCTATGCTAACGATATTCAAAACGTCGACGGTGCCTGGATGTCGTACATTCCCAACACCATTGGTGCTGGAATCAGACGTATCGAGGAGCGGGATGCCGTTACCGGCCAGTTAGTGTATTCGTCAATTTCAACTGACGGCATGTGGAACGACATTTCGACCAATCCTCTGAACACAGCACAGTATCCAGCCCCGGGCGGTGAAGACAATCCGATTTATATCAATACTCCGTACATCACCATAAGCAGCCCTGCTGCTGGTGACACGTTGTGCTCAGGTGTTCCGTTCGACATTGTATTCCGTGCATGCGGTATGAAAACCGTTAAGATTGAATACTCGGTTGACGGCGGGTCAAACTATACACTGATTGACGATAATGTTACCGTTGACTTCAATGCAAACGGTGATAACGATGATAACGGTGACTACTCTGATGAATACGGTATTATTGCACCTCCTTTAAGCACCGCATTTACCTGGGTTCCACCGTCAATTGGTTTCCGTGGAAATTGCCTGATTCGCATTACCGGTGTGGACAGACCAAACGAGAGCCGCGTCTCTGGTAAATTCACCATCGTTGAACCACTTACTGTTATTGGCGAACTCGATCATCGCAATTTGTGTCTTGGTGATAATGACACACTGATTGCTCTGGTCGGTGGCACCGCTGAATCCTACCGCTGGTACAAGGATGGCGAACTGATCCCCAATGTCAACAGCCCCCTTCTCTTTATCAACAATGCACATTTTAACACCTCTGGTGTTTACTGGTGCGAAGTGAACGGATACGGTGCCTGTGGTGATGTTGTGACCAACAAGGCAACGTTGCGCGTTGGTCGTAAGACGCAGATTGTAAATCAGACAACAGCAGTAGCCGGCATCATTGGTGAAACAGCTACGATGAGTGTCGAAGTTGAATTCCCTGACGAAGCCCAATCATATCAATGGTTCCGTGGACAAACCGAACTTACGGAGAGCCGCAAGTACTATGGAACGAAGAGCAATCGCCTGGAAATTCGCAACTTTTCAAATGCTGACTACGGTAATGACTACTATTGCGTCATTGATGGAGTTTGTCAGTCCGCCCAATCACGAGTTATCCGGGTATTCCCAACAGGCGTATTTACCGAGTTCTCAAAATCATCGATTGACGCTTGCGCGGGTGGCACCGTTTCTGTCCCAGCAATGGCATACAGCAACCCACCCGGACAAGACCTTGTTATTGAATGGTTTAAGAATGGTCAGCGTATTAATGATGATGCGTCGTACTCGGGTTCCAACAGCGCCACTCTGATGTTTAACAATGTTTCCGCCACCCACGCTGGTGAATATACTGTTCGAGTTTCATTAGCCTCGAATAGAAGTGTAACATCGGAAGCAACAATTTCGGTTAACATTGCACCGCCTGCCGCAATTTCTCAGCAGCCTGCCTCAACAGATGTATGCCCTGCTGATTCAACGATACTTTCAGTTGCCGTTAGTGGTGGTGGAAATGTAACCTATCAGTGGAAACTCAATGGTACACCTATTCCGGGTGCTACATCAAATGAGTACAAGATCACCAATATGGCAGCAGTAAATGCCGGTGAATATACTGTATCAATCACATCTGCTTGTGGTGATCTTAACTCGTCCGCAGCAACCGTCACTATGAAAGCTGCTACGGCAATTACTACGCAACCCGCAGCCACTGTTGAAGTTGCAGCCGGAGAAACCCTTGAACTTACGGTTGAAGCTACGGGTGCCGGTACAGTCCAGTACCAGTGGCTCAAGGATGGAACTGCTATTACAGGTCAAATTGCTCCGACATTTACTAAGGCCAACTTCGAAGCTGCTGATGCCGGTGAATACTGGTGTGAAGTTACTGCAGAGTGTGGTTCCGTTACCTCGGAAAAGGCTGTCGTTACTGAAAAACCAACGTCGGGTGTTAACGAATCTATTGTTGGTGATGCTGTAGTTTCCAGAATTTTCCCCAATCCGTCAACCACAGCAGCAACTATTAGTGTAGCAATGGCAACAACACAACCTGTTACAGTTAAAGTGCTTAACCTTGCCGGTGACGTTGTCCTTGAAGCTTTTAACGGTGTATTAAACCCTGGTGAAAACAGAATTCCTGTTCTTACCGGTTCATTAACATCGGGTGTTTACACCATCCAAACTGTAATCGGTGGCTTTAGCAACACCCAGCAAATGGTTGTGCTTCACTAA
- a CDS encoding choice-of-anchor D domain-containing protein, with translation MKPITYFLTLLIVCFPNFTSIAFSQKVVVSEYFNYPGATAQLEWTEILVLEDNISLVGWSVHDYSGDLSARVNGPVFKDIPLWKHLRAGTIIVIDHRLTTPAQPTDSDPSDGYIQVMQLDADFFQSAGFGLDIGQPAEMVTIRDADDNPVHSLAHLTSGLASSNLIWLNMPQPKVAHNTASQLQTAYSVRVTGRSVQAYQSGFGSDSTSSGPVVIVAPPSDPGTGPSKGLPNLIDNDKRIAGRKNVNHWFWRETREPTWSAPPSVTASEVLAAKHTISWTSLVDPYPSDSTTGYVILRDTAHFSSFPVNGIRDGADISAGDVIGTAKVLAVRPTGSGTNFVDTDVECGKTYTYRVYGYRFAPDQQMALSQTADTTARGRQYTENSYAQSAPITKPYIPTPRIFASKDAICPGDTVRLWTDFAGSAELYEWTRNGVPVSIPGTTSIVANSTGTYKLRVVGAGGCSAVSNSVMINPLPNPSVVIAPFGTRSLCSGDTLTLSIITAADTYEIIKDGNVIATQKLTKFAITQPGRYAVRIKTPSGCDGVSEELTVSVPDIRYHFEPTALDVGSLRACENSKTGSFTIINDGGKPITFTNIAMPAGFALVSPDVGFVIQPGNKQEVTVRFSPSGNGTISGDAMFTADPCGVRLGIRLTGSKTEALASLDKAEVNFGVYSTCPTSSVRDSSVFVLTNSGSEDITVTPPIVSPPFYINFSTTSLSPLQSVSVWVKYIPLGPDLNRPVNQTMAFPYKAGGCRDTIKATLRAASFQPGLSISKDTLNLGTVIGCSHRFVGTIQVTNTSNVESTISSNSKNSPITILELPVTVPPGQTRTVNFEYVQNSAGTVVTADTIWSEPCHIPYPIAIQSTITKGQFLLNDTDIKIDTVVLCAPTKSSTWQTAFSVAPTSYEDTVAFVSITSPFSTNIRPGTVISTGLPFEVQFAPSVPGAYTDTITVVLQRCSDTLRFPVSAVAVTSSRTTVISDSDFGILPPAGQSSRTVVIRNTGGTGITISPLQGIAPPWSITTTTPTLPTLLAPRDSIIIELTYSYLGDSRTDTIHILSATTGECPDTVLLTLTGRTLPPSAPDTLRGLTLTLPGNISARPGDIVTIPVGLESVLPITGKGLKRFVATIVYNPTLFMPQSCSPSTAAVSSASITELAVGRAELIVESNTELDTTAQLLAITGKVFLGNQTSTPLDIDSVYADNAEITGTDGLLTVVSDCDITSQTVEIGKGAFINVTPFPVVTGSGITVDFQTVAHAPTSLSITDIEGRSWYVGTMNLQPGKHQINISTAEWPAGWYIAICTHGIATTSLPFLISR, from the coding sequence ATGAAACCGATTACGTATTTCTTAACGTTATTGATCGTTTGTTTTCCCAATTTTACAAGTATTGCGTTTTCTCAGAAGGTTGTTGTTAGCGAATACTTCAATTACCCGGGGGCTACAGCACAGTTGGAGTGGACAGAGATCTTGGTCCTTGAAGATAACATCAGCTTGGTCGGATGGTCTGTTCACGATTATTCGGGTGACTTGTCCGCCAGAGTCAATGGCCCGGTTTTCAAGGACATTCCGCTCTGGAAACACCTCAGAGCAGGTACCATTATTGTAATCGACCACCGGCTTACCACTCCGGCACAACCTACAGACTCTGACCCCTCTGACGGGTATATCCAGGTGATGCAGCTCGATGCCGATTTTTTTCAAAGTGCAGGATTTGGTCTTGATATTGGACAACCCGCCGAAATGGTAACAATCCGGGATGCTGACGACAATCCGGTACATTCGCTTGCTCACCTAACCTCCGGCCTGGCTTCCTCCAACCTGATTTGGCTGAACATGCCTCAACCGAAGGTTGCTCACAACACAGCATCACAATTACAAACTGCATATTCGGTTCGTGTAACGGGTCGGTCAGTTCAGGCGTATCAGTCAGGATTTGGTTCGGATAGCACCAGCTCCGGACCCGTGGTAATTGTTGCTCCTCCAAGTGATCCGGGTACCGGACCATCGAAGGGCCTGCCTAACCTTATTGACAATGACAAGCGGATTGCCGGACGAAAGAACGTAAACCATTGGTTCTGGCGCGAGACTCGCGAACCTACATGGTCTGCACCTCCGTCCGTTACCGCATCAGAAGTCCTGGCAGCTAAACACACCATTTCATGGACGTCACTGGTCGATCCATACCCGTCTGACAGTACCACTGGCTACGTTATCCTTCGTGACACAGCCCATTTTTCTTCCTTCCCCGTGAATGGTATCCGTGACGGAGCTGATATCAGCGCAGGTGATGTTATTGGAACAGCTAAAGTTCTGGCTGTGAGACCAACCGGCTCAGGTACGAATTTTGTTGATACCGATGTTGAATGCGGTAAAACCTACACCTACCGTGTGTATGGATATCGCTTTGCACCTGATCAGCAGATGGCACTATCACAAACTGCCGACACCACTGCCCGGGGCCGGCAATACACCGAAAATTCATATGCACAATCGGCGCCAATAACTAAACCATATATACCCACACCAAGAATTTTCGCATCCAAGGATGCTATTTGCCCAGGAGATACTGTTCGATTATGGACGGATTTTGCTGGCTCTGCTGAACTATACGAGTGGACGCGAAATGGCGTACCGGTTAGTATTCCGGGTACAACGTCTATTGTTGCCAACAGCACAGGTACGTACAAACTACGAGTTGTTGGTGCCGGTGGATGCTCCGCCGTAAGTAACTCAGTCATGATCAATCCGCTTCCCAATCCTAGCGTTGTAATCGCACCCTTTGGTACTCGCTCACTCTGCTCAGGAGATACTCTTACACTCTCCATCATAACGGCAGCCGACACTTACGAAATCATTAAAGATGGTAACGTAATCGCAACTCAGAAGCTAACCAAATTTGCCATTACTCAGCCAGGACGGTATGCTGTCCGTATTAAAACTCCAAGTGGATGTGATGGCGTTTCGGAAGAACTTACTGTCTCTGTGCCCGACATACGATATCATTTCGAACCCACAGCCTTGGATGTAGGCTCGTTGCGAGCTTGTGAAAACTCAAAAACCGGATCGTTCACAATCATTAATGACGGTGGTAAACCAATCACATTTACCAATATTGCAATGCCGGCAGGATTTGCCCTTGTATCACCTGATGTTGGATTCGTAATTCAGCCCGGCAATAAACAGGAAGTAACAGTACGCTTTTCTCCATCAGGGAATGGTACTATCAGCGGTGATGCTATGTTTACTGCTGACCCGTGCGGGGTTCGGTTAGGTATCAGACTTACCGGAAGCAAAACTGAAGCGCTTGCGTCACTCGACAAAGCTGAGGTGAACTTTGGTGTCTATTCTACGTGTCCTACTTCTTCTGTACGTGACAGCAGCGTGTTTGTGCTCACCAACAGCGGGTCGGAAGACATTACTGTAACCCCGCCAATTGTTTCGCCACCATTCTACATCAACTTTTCCACTACAAGCCTGAGCCCCCTACAATCAGTCTCGGTCTGGGTAAAATACATTCCTCTCGGACCCGACCTGAACCGTCCTGTTAACCAAACCATGGCATTCCCATACAAAGCCGGGGGATGCCGCGATACAATCAAGGCCACGCTGCGAGCTGCATCGTTTCAGCCTGGATTATCGATATCAAAAGATACATTAAACCTCGGTACAGTCATCGGTTGTTCACATCGGTTTGTTGGCACGATACAGGTTACCAATACCAGCAATGTAGAAAGCACAATTTCATCCAACAGCAAGAACAGTCCGATAACCATTCTTGAACTGCCCGTTACCGTACCACCCGGTCAAACCCGGACAGTCAACTTTGAATATGTGCAGAATTCTGCCGGTACAGTGGTAACAGCAGACACGATATGGTCGGAACCGTGCCACATTCCTTACCCAATTGCAATTCAGTCAACGATTACCAAGGGTCAGTTTTTGTTAAACGATACCGACATCAAAATCGACACCGTAGTCCTATGTGCTCCAACCAAGAGTTCAACGTGGCAGACTGCATTCTCAGTAGCGCCTACCTCGTATGAAGACACAGTTGCATTTGTCTCTATTACGAGTCCATTTTCAACCAATATCCGTCCAGGAACGGTAATCAGCACCGGACTCCCCTTTGAAGTACAATTTGCACCGAGCGTGCCCGGAGCATACACTGATACAATCACCGTTGTCCTTCAGCGCTGCTCAGATACACTAAGATTTCCGGTATCTGCAGTGGCAGTAACATCTTCAAGAACCACTGTCATCAGCGATTCTGATTTTGGGATCCTACCTCCTGCCGGTCAGTCATCAAGAACCGTCGTTATCCGAAACACGGGCGGAACAGGCATTACGATAAGCCCCCTACAGGGAATAGCACCTCCATGGTCGATAACAACAACAACTCCCACTCTCCCCACCCTATTAGCCCCTCGTGATAGTATCATAATTGAACTTACATATTCTTATCTTGGTGATTCACGAACCGACACTATTCATATCCTGTCAGCAACTACCGGGGAATGTCCCGACACTGTACTGCTGACGTTAACCGGAAGAACCCTGCCCCCGTCAGCCCCTGATACGTTGCGCGGGCTAACCCTTACGCTGCCCGGCAACATTTCAGCACGTCCTGGTGACATTGTAACCATACCTGTAGGTCTGGAATCCGTTTTACCAATCACCGGTAAGGGATTAAAACGCTTTGTTGCAACGATTGTGTATAATCCTACCCTGTTCATGCCACAGAGCTGCAGCCCATCCACGGCAGCAGTATCCAGTGCTTCCATCACTGAACTTGCAGTAGGTAGGGCAGAGCTTATCGTAGAGTCAAATACTGAACTTGATACTACGGCGCAATTGCTGGCTATTACCGGCAAGGTGTTTCTTGGCAATCAAACATCCACCCCACTTGACATTGATTCGGTTTACGCAGACAACGCCGAAATAACCGGCACTGATGGTTTACTTACAGTTGTGAGCGACTGTGATATTACCTCACAAACAGTGGAAATTGGTAAAGGGGCTTTCATCAACGTAACCCCATTTCCGGTTGTAACAGGCAGCGGTATAACGGTTGATTTTCAAACTGTTGCTCATGCGCCCACATCACTTTCAATAACAGACATCGAAGGGAGATCGTGGTACGTTGGCACTATGAACCTACAACCCGGGAAACACCAGATTAATATCTCTACAGCAGAATGGCCTGCGGGCTGGTACATTGCTATATGTACACATGGCATTGCAACCACTTCACTGCCATTCTTGATTTCACGATAA
- a CDS encoding NAD-dependent epimerase/dehydratase family protein, translating to MTVLVTGATGFVGSHVVDELLRRNFTVAYIARATSNHRWLEGLDVELREGSLYDRDSLKNALRDIDVVIHVAGQIAGKNEADFYNGNVVATKNLLNAIKEFQPNLKRYVHISSQAVTGPSLSADKPVTEADTPKPITAYGRTKWQAEQIVHSYMDSLPCTIVRPPAVYGPRDEATLSFFQMVSKGVAPLIGFNGKLVSLIHVRDLATGIVEATIHQNAVGETYFITSSEVYSWKQISNVAGAAAGRRKLVTIRLPHVIVLAIAGIVGGIGKLGKKPPVLNYEKGIDLIQTYWTSSGDKARKELGFRPAISLSDGITDTITWYRKQQWL from the coding sequence GTGACGGTACTAGTAACGGGAGCAACCGGCTTTGTTGGCAGTCATGTTGTTGATGAGCTATTGCGGAGAAATTTCACGGTTGCATACATTGCCAGAGCAACCAGTAACCACCGGTGGCTTGAAGGTCTGGACGTAGAGTTACGCGAGGGTTCGCTATATGATCGTGACTCACTGAAGAATGCACTTCGTGATATCGATGTAGTAATCCACGTTGCTGGTCAGATCGCCGGTAAAAACGAAGCTGATTTTTACAATGGCAATGTTGTGGCAACTAAAAATCTGCTGAATGCAATCAAGGAGTTCCAACCTAACCTGAAGCGCTATGTTCATATCAGCAGTCAGGCTGTGACTGGTCCATCGTTATCAGCAGATAAGCCTGTTACTGAAGCAGACACCCCAAAGCCAATCACAGCATACGGACGAACTAAATGGCAAGCTGAACAGATTGTTCATTCCTATATGGATTCCTTGCCGTGCACCATCGTGCGTCCACCTGCGGTTTACGGGCCGCGCGATGAAGCAACATTATCATTTTTCCAAATGGTTAGTAAGGGCGTAGCTCCGCTGATTGGATTTAATGGCAAACTTGTTAGCCTTATTCACGTTCGGGATCTTGCAACCGGAATTGTTGAAGCCACAATACATCAGAATGCGGTTGGAGAAACGTACTTCATTACCTCGTCAGAAGTGTATTCATGGAAGCAAATTTCAAATGTTGCCGGTGCCGCGGCCGGACGAAGGAAATTAGTTACAATTCGGCTCCCACATGTAATTGTTCTGGCAATAGCCGGAATTGTTGGAGGCATTGGAAAGCTTGGTAAAAAGCCACCCGTTTTAAACTATGAAAAAGGTATTGACCTTATTCAAACGTATTGGACCTCGTCTGGCGACAAAGCAAGAAAAGAACTTGGGTTTCGACCAGCGATATCACTCAGTGACGGAATTACTGACACCATAACATGGTATAGAAAACAACAATGGCTGTAA